One stretch of Eupeodes corollae chromosome 2, idEupCoro1.1, whole genome shotgun sequence DNA includes these proteins:
- the LOC129948155 gene encoding insulin-like growth factor-binding protein complex acid labile subunit encodes MCNSWLLTIVIIGCLWNSQPLESVKSCPAECICLSQTQVLCNTGGLEQIPLRQLPSTVENLALTKNNFPVIKPDSFAGLRALKKLSLDGNNITKIKQFAFRGLPRLKELSIQYTPLQTVSQFAFAGLQNLSTILLSHNQIIRIEGNAFAGTSNVKLILLSNNPMLRIETSAFSGLTSVGHLILPSGIRIIEPDAFYGMDTVGLLKLSYMDLRELAPYTFRGLSNVLLLTLQESDLGVVCADAFSDLKQVETLQILNNKIDAFEELNITYTQQIKFLKLQGNHILETPDPNSIILDGVDSLSLVNNHFPCGCHIHTLLDGPLVEGAYNQSDFLSKNFCISPLEVNGKSMSELDLDSIGRCQDHVTKGNLGSSSMTLNVNEMLTLIALSIYYLAIHTFHWRRWFLLLHSKKDCMTNKKSSLSFEDANNDNANANNDVREENVTIVATNKNETDAVADADEEDGSGNGDDDSVAEGCVTRTICRRRSRSRSRSRIRIPIPISIPIQIRNCPLRCCCCCGSRSPYHCFRYCRCHCRLCHVDSSPSCQKLSMNINNTGCIVKL; translated from the exons ATGTGCAATTCTTGGCTACTAACAATAGTTATAATTGGATGCTTATGGAATTCCCAGCCTCTAGAATCAGTGAAATCATGTCCAGCCGAATGCATTTGTCTATCTCAGACGCAA GTCCTTTGTAACACTGGCGGACTTGAACAGATTCCATTACGGCAATTGCCATCGACTGTGGAAAATCTCGCTCTAACCAAAAACAATTTCCCAGTCATAAAACCGGATTCGTTTGCCGGTCTGCGAGCATTGAAGAAGCTTTCACTGGATGGTAATAATATAACGAAAATCAAGCAATTCGCATTCAGAGGACTGCCACGTCTGAAAGAGCTTTCTATTCAATATACTCCGTTACAGACGGTTTCACAATTTGCATTTGCCGGCCTGCAAAATCTGTCGACCATCCTGCTGAGCCATAATCAAATTATCCGAATCGAAGGCAATGCATTCGCAGGCACCTCGAATGTTAAATTAATTCTACTCTCGAACAACCCCATGCTTCGAATTGAAACGTCCGCCTTTTCTGGCCTCACCAGTGTCGGTCATTTGATTCTGCCATCAGGCATACGCATCATCGAACCGGACGCCTTCTACGGCATGGATACTGTTGGTCTGCTAAAGCTATCCTATATGGATCTGCGTGAGCTGGCGCCCTACACATTCCGCGGCTTATCCAATGTTCTGCTGCTGACCCTGCAAGAGTCCGATCTGGGAGTTGTCTGTGCGGATGCTTTCAGCGACCTCAAGCAAGTGGAAACACTGCAAATACTCAACAATAAAATTGATGCTTTCGAGGAGCTCAACATTACCTACACGCAACAGATAAAGTTCCTTAAGTTGCAGGGCAACCATATCCTAGAGACACCCGATCCAAATTCAATTATTCTGGATGGCGTGGACAGCCTTTCACTGGTGAACAACCACTTTCCCTGTGGCTGCCACATACACACGCTGCTAGATGGTCCTTTGGTCGAGGGTGCCTATAACCAGAGCGATTTCTTGTCGAAGAACTTTTGCATATCGCCGCTGGAGGTGAACGGCAAATCTATGAGCGAGTTGGATCTGGACTCGATTGGCAGGTGCCAGGACCATGTGACAAAGGGCAATCTCGGATCATCTTCAATGACACTAAATGTAAATGAGATGCTGACTCTGATAGCCCTGTCGATTTACTACCTCGCAATACACACGTTCCACTGGAGGAGGTGGTTTCTATTGTTGCACTCGAAAAAAGATTGCATGACGAACAAGAAATCATCATTGTCCTTTGAAGATGCCAACAACGACAACGCTAACGCCAACAACGACGTTCGAGAAGAAAACGTCACTATCGTTGCCACAAATAAAAACGAAACTGACGCTGTCGCTGATGCTGACGAGGAAGATGGCAGTGGCAATGGTGATGACGATTCCGTAGCCGAAGGATGTGTTACAAGGACGatttgtcgtcgtcgtagtaGGAGTCGGAGTCGAAGTCGCATTCGCATTCCCATTCCAATTTCAATTCCGATTCAGATTCGCAATTGTCCTTTgcgttgctgttgctgttgcggAAGCCGTAGCCCATACCATTGCTTTAGGTATTGCCGCTGTCACTGTCGTCTTTGTCATGTAGATAGTTCTCCTAGCTGTCAGAAACTTTCGATGAATATAAATAATACTGGATGCATCGTTAAGTTGTAG